In Solimonas sp. K1W22B-7, the DNA window GTGCCGCCATGGGCCTGCTCGGCACCATGTCCGCCGTCGGCACCGCGCTGGGGCCCGCGCTGGGCGGCCTGCTGATCTCCACGCTGGGCTGGCGTGCGATCTTCCTCGTCAACCTGCCGCTGGGCCTGCTGGCGCTGCGTCTCTGCCGGCAATACCTGCCCGATATCCCTCCTGCTCCGGCTGCACGCCTGCGCTTCGACAGCCTCGGCACGCTGCTGCTGGCCCTCACGCTGGCCGCCTACGCGCTGGCCATGACCCTGGGGCGCGGCAGCCTCGGCCCGCTCAACCTCGCCCTGCTGCTCGCCGCCGCCGTCGGCACCGCGCTTTTCATCTTCGTCGAGGGCAGGGCGGCCGCACCCCTGATCCGCCTGGCGATGTTCCGCGATCCCGTGCTCAGCGCCGGCCTGGCCAGCAGCGCCCTGGTCGCCACCGTGATGATGGCCACGCTGGTCGTGGGCCCGTTCCACCTGTCCCGCGCGCTGGCACTGCCTGCGGCGCTGGTCGGCATCGTCATGTCCGCCGGCCCGCTGGTCGCCGCGTTCGTGGGCTTGCCCGCCGGCCGCGGAGTCGACCGCTACGGCGCACGGCGCCTCGGCGTCGTCGGGCTCACCGGCATGGCGCTCGCCTGCGTCGCCTTGGCCCTGTTGCCGGCCGCGCTCGGCATTCCCGGCTACGTCATCCCCCTGGTCCTCCTCACCGCCAGCTACGCCCTGTTCCAGGTCGCCAACAACACCGCCGTCATGGCCGGCGTGCGCCCCGATCAGCGCGGCCTGGTGTCCGGCGTGCTCAGCCTGTCGCGCAACCTCGGCCTCATCACCGGCGCCTCCGCCATGGGCGCCGTCTTTGCCGCCGCATCGGCGGCCACCGACATCGGCTCGGCCAGCGCCGAAGCCGTCGCCCACGGCACGCACTTCACGTTCGCGGTCGCTGCGATCCTGATCCTCCTGGCCCTTGTCATCGCCATGGCCGCCGGCAAGAGACCTCTCACCCCGTAGCGCCGGACCGGCACCCTCGGCACGGGTGATTCCCGCTTCCCCGCAGGCCCGTAGGATGCGGAGCAAACCGCATCATTCGCGCGGGCGAAACAGCGCAAACAGCGCACACGGCAAAAAAGGAAAAACCAATGAAACCTCTCCAGCTCACCGCCATCCTGCTGTGGCTGCTGATCCTCGGCATCACCCTGCGCGCCGTGCTGGCCCTCGGCAGCGACGGCGGCATGGTCTTCCTCACCGACCTCGCCCACCCCTGGCGTCTGCAGTTCAACGCCGACCTGCTGATCCACCTGCTGCTGTTCGCGGCCTGGGTGTTCTGGCGCGAGAAATCGAAGCGGGCGGGCGGGATCTGCGCCCTGCTGTGCCTGATGGGCGGGCTCTTCACGCTGCCTTACCTGCTGTTCGCGCTGCACCGCGCCCAGGGCGACGTGAGGAAATTCCTGCTGGGTGCGCAGGCCTGAAAGCGGGGGCGCCTGAGCGCGGTGAACCCTGATATCCCCGGGTACTTTTGAAGGTTTATTTTCGTTCTTCGTCAAAATTAGATTGTGACAAAGCGTAGTGTTTGCTCTACTCGCTCCCATGCAGGGCTTTTCCTGTGGATCTATAAGGATTTCGACATGGCGGGGAAGAAGAAGGCAGCCAAGAAGGACGCGAAGAAGGCGACCAAGAATTCCGGCAAGGCGATCGCAAAGAAAGCCGCAAAGAAGGCCGAGAAGAAGGTCGCGAAGAAACCGGTGAAGAAGCTGGCTGCCAAGAAAGCGCCCAAGAAAGCCGTGAAGAAGGCCGAGAAGAAGGCCGCCAAGGCCGCGAAGAAGGCCGAGAAGGCTGCGAAGAAGGCCGTGAAGAAGGTGGCGAAGAAAGCCGCCGTGAAGCCGGCGAAGAAGGCAGTTGCCAAGAAGGCAGTGGCCAAGAAGGCAGTGGCCAAGAAGGCCGTGAAGAAGGTGGCCGCGAAGAAGGCTCCCGCCAAGAAGGCCGCTCCCAAGAAGGCTGCCCCCAAGAAGGCCGCTTCCAAGCCGGCGACCAAGCCGGCCGCGAAGCCCGTGAAGAAGCTGGTGAAGAAGGCCGTCCGCAAGCCGGCGAAGAAGGCTCCCGTTGCCGCCGCCGTCGTCGTACCGGCACAGGAAGCGCCCGCCCCGGCTGAAGCTTCCGGCATCACCAGTGACGTAACGCCTGCCTAAAGCGCAAGCCGGGACAGCCCCTCGGGTTTTCCCAAGGCGAAAGAGAAAAAAGGGCCGGGTCCGACTTCCTCCGTGGCAAGTCGGGCCCGGCCCTTTTTCATTTCCCGGCCCCCTGGCTGCTGTACCGATTGCTGCCCTCCAGGGCAGGAACTCCTGCGCTCCACCGCCCTGTAGCCCCTGCGGAATGTGCTAATTTGCGCTCACGCATCACACCAGAGGCAGGCTAGCCAAGCCGCCCGCCGCAACACGCCGAGGAGCTTCCACGATGGTCCCGTTTTTCCGGCCGGCCCCGGCCCTGGCCAACGCGTCGGCGTTTGCCGGCCGCAGCCGCCCGCCCGTCGCATGAAAGCCCCCGTCGCCCTCGTCGCCGCCCTGCTTGTCGCTGTGGCCGGCATTGCCGGCTGGCAGGGCTACCGCGCGCTGAAGGACGCGCGCAGCGCGCTCGCCAGCCTGCAACCCGGCCCCATCGACGTGGGCTTCGCCCAGTCCATGATCCTGCATCACCAGCAGGCCATCGGCATGGCCCAGTTCATGATCGACGGCCGCCCTCCCGGCCTGGCGCATGCCATCGCCTTTGCGCAGCTCGAAGAGCTGGGGCAGATGCGCGGCTGGCTGACGCTGTGGAACCAGCCCCTGCAGCTCGCCGGCAAGCCGAGCATGGACTGGATGCTGCTCGGCAATGAGCCTCCCGGCCCCGAGCTGTCGCGCTACCTGCTCGACTGCCAGCGCTCGCCCACCGGCATGACCGGCCTGGCCACCAGCGAGCAGCTCAATGCCCTGCGCCAGGCACAGGGCCGCGAGCGTGACCGGCAGTTCCTCAGCCTCATGCTCGCCCACCACGAAGGCGGCATTCCCATGGCCCGCTTTGCCGCCGTGCAGGCGCGCCTGCCCGCCGTGCGCCAACTGGCCGGTCGCGTCGTGATGGAGCAGTCGCAGGAGATCAGCCGCATCCAGTTCATGCTGCAGGTGCTGGCCGACGCCGACGCCACCGCCGACGCAGCCTTCGGCACGGCAACAAAGAATTGATCGATCCCCGGAGCAGAAGCATGTCCCTCAACACCCTCCTCATCGCCACGCTGCTGCTGGCCGCCGGCGCACTTGGCGCCTGCACCGGCCGCAGCGGCGAGGCCACCGCAGGGCAGCCCGCCACCGGCGGTGCCACGCCCCGCGCCGTCTGCGGCCCCGGATCGCGTCCCGAGACCGGCATGCAGGGCCGCGTCAGCCCGGAAGACCACGACAGCGGCCGCGCCGCCGCAGGCTTCACCTGCAACACCGAGCTGGTAGGCAGCTACATCGTCCCCAACGCCATCGGCACCGTCGGCGGCTTCAAGGTCGAGCGCTACACCGACAAGGCCGGGCATGACTGCGCCTACTACGACAGCACCCTGCTGTTTCCCACCAACATCCTCGACGCCAACGTCGGCGTGAACGTGCTCGACATGAGCGACCCCACCCAGCCCGTGCTCACCGCGCGCCTGGTGTCCCTGGCCATGCTCTCGCCGCACGAATCGCTGGTGGTGTCGCAGGAGGCCGGCGTGCTCGCCGCCGTCATGGGCAACCCGCTGGCCTATCCCGGCATCGTCGACGTCTACGACATCTCCGAGGACTGCCGCAGCCCCAGGCTGCGCTCCTCCGCGCCGGTGGGCATCCTCGGCCACGAGAGCGGCATGTCGCCCGACGGCAAGACCTTCTTCTCCGCCACGCCGATGATCCCCACGCTCACCGCCGTGGACATCTCCAACCCCTCGCTGCCCATCCCGATCTGGACCGGCGGCTACAGCTCGCACGGCCTGTCGATCAGCGCCGACGGCAACCGCGCCTACCTTGCCTACGGCCAGAACACCGGCGTGGTGATCCTCGACATCTCCGAGATCCAGGCCCGCAAGCCCAACCCCCAGGTACGCGAGATCAGCCGCCTCACCTGGGACAACCAGAGCGTCCCGCAGAACGCCATCCCGTTCACGCGCAACGGCAAGCCCTACCTGCTCGAGATCGACGAATACTCCACCAACAACCCCGGCAGTCTCGGCGTGGGCGTGCACGGCCGCTACGTCGGCGCCGGCCGCATCATCGACATCGGCGACGAAACCCAGCCCGTCGTCATCTCCGACCTGCGCCTGGAAGTGCACGAGCCCGACAACCGCGACGCCATCGCCGCCGATCCCGGCGCCAGGAACCCCATCGGCGGCTACGCCGGCCACTACTGCAACATCCCCACGCGCGTGAACCCGGACATCGCCGCCTGCAGCATGATCCTGTCGGGCCTGCGCATCTTCGACATCCGCGATCCGCATCATCCGAAGGAGATCGCCTACTTCAACGCCCCCGTGCAGCCGCGCATCATCACCGTGCCCGCCCCCGCCAGTAACTGGGCCATGTCCAGCCCCTCCTTCGTGCACGAGCGCAAGGAGATCTGGTACACCGACGGCTTCAGCGGCTTCTACGCGGTGCGCGTAACCAACGGCGCGTGGTGAAACATCGTCATACCGGCGAAAGCCGGTAGGTGGATTCACATTTGAAATGCAACACTTTGGCGAAGACCTCGGCAGGGGTTTTGAAGCCGAGGCACTTGCGTGGCGTGTGATTGTAGATCTGAGCGATCTGCAAGAGTTGGTCTGGTGAGAGGTCTTCGACGTTGGTTCCCCGGGGTAGCCAGCGGCGCAAACGCCCGTTGGCATTCTCGACGCCACCCTTCTGCCAGGGGGAATGCGGATCGCAGAAATAGGTCTGCAAGCCCAGGGGCTGATGCAGGGTGTAGTGCAAGGCGAATTCGGTGCCGTTGTCGAAGGTGATGCTGCGGCGCAGGGCTGGGGGCAGTGGGGCCAGCAAGGCCTGGAGGGTTTGCGCCACCGGCGCAGCGGCCTTGCTGGGCTGGCGGACGATGGCGGTCAGCCGGGACGTTCGCTCATGCAGGGTCAGGATGGCTTGGCCATAGCGCGCAAAGAGCATCAGGTCGGCTTCCCAGTGTCCCGCCTGGCGCCGGTCAGCCGCAGCCTTGGGGCGCTTTTCGATCGAAACCCGCTGCTGGATGTGCTCTGCCGGGCTGCCGCCCTTGCGGCCACGGAAGCCGCGCTTGCTCTTGGCACGGGGCAGATAGAGACGCCAGGAAAAGTCGTTGGTCCGGGCGATCTGGGCGGCAATGAAGCGATAGATGCTCTCGTAGCTGATCTGCAGATCCTGCTGAGCCAGCCGCCGCGATACCTGCTCGGGAGACCAGCCTCGGCGCAATCCCTCCAGAACCCTGGCTTGCAGCTCGGCATCACGCAGAAGCCGGCTACCTTGCCAGCGGCGCGCCCGAGCTTGCTCGCCGGCATAGACGCTCTGGTAGCCCGTCGCGCCAGTGTTGCGCTTCAGTTCCCGAGAAATGCTCGATGGCGCGCGATCCAGAGCTGCCGCAATTTGCCGGATCGACTCCCCGGCTTGGCGCCGACGGGAAATCTCACACCGTTCCTCGATTCCAAACTGCTCAAAGCTCTTGCGTCCCATTGCAGCACCCTCGTAATAGGGTGTTGCATTTGGTTTGTGAACTCACGGTATCCAGTCAATCCCGTGGTAACTGCTGTGTGGGGTTGAAGTGAGAAAGCAAGAAAGGCCGGAGTGATTGCTCCGGCCTTTCCTTTTTTGTTCCCCTCTCCCCTTGTGGGAGAGCCGGGGGGTGTTCAGGTAGCTGCGGTCTCGCCATGGATGGCGTCACCGAACTTGGGAGCCTAAACCTCACGGCCCCTCGAACACCCGCCCCCACAAGCCGCCCGCACCCCACACCAGCAGCGGATTCCCCAGCGCATCCACCGCCGCGCGGATGCCATACGCCGGATCGGCCACCACGAATTCCGCAGCCAGCGGGTTGCCGTCGGCGCCGAAGCGCCGTGCCTCGACACGCTTGGAGATCACGTCCCCGCCGGGCGTCTTGGTCGAGTTCTCCCAGCCGAGCACGAAACTGCCGCCGGGCGCCACGGCCACGTCCACATGCTCCTGGATCCTCGCGCTGTCCACGTGTGCCAGCACCGCGGCCGAGCGCGCCTTGCCCGCGGCGTCATAGCGGCGCAGCATCACATCGCGCTCCCAGCTGTACTGCACCGGCCCGGCGCTCCAGGCCACCACCGCATTGCCCGCGGCGTCCATGTCCACCGCCGTCGAATCGATCGCGAGGCTCTTGTAGACCAGGATGGACGAGAGACCCTGCTCCTTGCCCGCGGCGCTGTAGCGCTGCATGCGCAGCTCGGTGTCCTGCTTGTATGACTGGTAGTCGTAGGACTTGCTGGCCCAGGCCACCAGGGTGCGCCCGTCGTCGTGCATCGCCACCGAGGGATTGCTCAGGGTACGGCCCAGGCCCAGGCCAGGGCCGTTGCCCGGGTCCAGCAGCAGCGGAAACTCCGAGCGCACACCGGTCGCCACCCGCTGCGCCTTGCCCAGCGGCGTGCCGTTGGCACTGAAGCGCTGCGCCACGATCGCGCTGGATTGAATCCAGTAGTAGTCGAAGGAGAACAGGAAGACCAGGCTCCCGTTCACCACCTCCGGATCCTGGCGCAGCCACACCACGATGAAGTCGCCGTTGGCCGCCATCGCCACGGCCGGCTCGATGTTGCGGATGCGGTAGGAAGCCTCCTCGTTCACCTGCAGGGCAGGGCCCCTCGGCTGTCCGGCCGCGTCATAGGCGCGGACATAGATGTCCTCGTAGCCGAAGTTCTTCGTCTCCGCCCAGGCCACCGCGTAGGCGCCGCTGTCGTTCGATGCCACCGCGGGCGAGTGGGCGTTGCCAGCGCTGCCCTCGACGTGGTCGTCCGCCTCCAGCGGCGCGCCGGCGGCGTCGAAGCGACGCAGGTAGATGCCATCGCCTGCGGATTGCACGTTGTTCTCGCCGCGCCAGGCGGCGACGAAGCGGCCGGAGGCCATGCCGGCCACATCGACCTGGCCCACCCTCTGCACCAGCCCCGGCGTATCGAGACGGAACGGCGGCCCCTGCGGCGCGCCGGGCGCCGCCGCAGCGGCCAGGGGAAGCAGCAAAGCGGCGAGCACGCCGCAGCCCACCCGCCGAAAGACGATCCGGTCCATGACTGCTCCCCCTCGGGATGCATCCCGTTATGTCGCTGCCACGCGATCCGGCGCGGCGTTCTTGTTGTGCCCTGAGTCTATGCCGGCTTTGGGTCCGGGCCAATGGATGTTTTATTTAAACTAATAAAACAGCATTTACAAATTATTTATAAGCCGTCTGGGGCCGCTTGTCGGAGTTCATGGACCATAATGGTCCAAAAGGCCATAATGGCCCAAAGCACAGGAGCCTTGCCATGTCCACCGTCGTCAAGCTGCGCGCCCCCAGCAATGGTCAGATTCGCGATGTCACCGCCGTGTCGGTCGCCGAGGTGAAGCAGAGCGTGGCCAGCGTCATGAACAAGGCCGTCCAGGAGGGCATGGTTGCGGTGACCAAGCGTGGTGCGGTCAGTGCGGTCGTGCTCGACGTCCAGACCTACAACGACCTGGTGGCCCGTGCCGGCGATCCGCTGGCCAAGCTGTCCGACCGCTACGACGAAATGATGGCGTTCATGCAGACCGACGCGCAGCGCGCGGGTGTCGCGACCTTGTTCGGGCCGCTGCCGGCCCAGCCCAAGTCGCGGATGGCCCGCTGATCCATGGCACAGATCGTCGTTCTTGCCGGGACCAACGGAGCGGGCAAGAGCAGCGTCGGCGGCGAAGCATTACTGCGCGCCGGCGCCCGCTTCTTCAACCCCGATCTCGAGACCCGGAACATTCTGGCCGAGTACCCCGGGATGAGCCTCGACGAAGCCAACGCGCTCGCCTGGAACAAAGGCGCCGAACTCCTGCGCCGGGCGATCGACGGCGACCTGGACTACGCATTCGAAACAACCCTGGGCGGCAAGACCATCACCGACCTGTTGATCGAAGCGTCCCGGCGCGGGATGACGGTGCGGATGTGGTACTGCGGTCTGACCAGCCCGGAGTTGCACATCGAGCGCGTCGCGGCCCGCGTCGCTGCCGGCGGCCACGACATCCCGGAACACAAGATCCGCGAGCGCTATGACGCCAGCCGCGCGAACCTGATACGGCTGCTTCCTCACCTGGAGGAACTGCGCGTGTTCGACAACAGCGAGAACACGTCGCCGGAGACGTTGCCGGAAGCAGGGGCAGCCCCCGCGTTGCTGCTGGCCACCCGCCGCGGCCGCGTGAGCTAC includes these proteins:
- a CDS encoding histone, whose amino-acid sequence is MAGKKKAAKKDAKKATKNSGKAIAKKAAKKAEKKVAKKPVKKLAAKKAPKKAVKKAEKKAAKAAKKAEKAAKKAVKKVAKKAAVKPAKKAVAKKAVAKKAVAKKAVKKVAAKKAPAKKAAPKKAAPKKAASKPATKPAAKPVKKLVKKAVRKPAKKAPVAAAVVVPAQEAPAPAEASGITSDVTPA
- a CDS encoding type II toxin-antitoxin system prevent-host-death family antitoxin, whose translation is MSTVVKLRAPSNGQIRDVTAVSVAEVKQSVASVMNKAVQEGMVAVTKRGAVSAVVLDVQTYNDLVARAGDPLAKLSDRYDEMMAFMQTDAQRAGVATLFGPLPAQPKSRMAR
- a CDS encoding DUF305 domain-containing protein, yielding MKAPVALVAALLVAVAGIAGWQGYRALKDARSALASLQPGPIDVGFAQSMILHHQQAIGMAQFMIDGRPPGLAHAIAFAQLEELGQMRGWLTLWNQPLQLAGKPSMDWMLLGNEPPGPELSRYLLDCQRSPTGMTGLATSEQLNALRQAQGRERDRQFLSLMLAHHEGGIPMARFAAVQARLPAVRQLAGRVVMEQSQEISRIQFMLQVLADADATADAAFGTATKN
- a CDS encoding LVIVD repeat-containing protein, encoding MSLNTLLIATLLLAAGALGACTGRSGEATAGQPATGGATPRAVCGPGSRPETGMQGRVSPEDHDSGRAAAGFTCNTELVGSYIVPNAIGTVGGFKVERYTDKAGHDCAYYDSTLLFPTNILDANVGVNVLDMSDPTQPVLTARLVSLAMLSPHESLVVSQEAGVLAAVMGNPLAYPGIVDVYDISEDCRSPRLRSSAPVGILGHESGMSPDGKTFFSATPMIPTLTAVDISNPSLPIPIWTGGYSSHGLSISADGNRAYLAYGQNTGVVILDISEIQARKPNPQVREISRLTWDNQSVPQNAIPFTRNGKPYLLEIDEYSTNNPGSLGVGVHGRYVGAGRIIDIGDETQPVVISDLRLEVHEPDNRDAIAADPGARNPIGGYAGHYCNIPTRVNPDIAACSMILSGLRIFDIRDPHHPKEIAYFNAPVQPRIITVPAPASNWAMSSPSFVHERKEIWYTDGFSGFYAVRVTNGAW
- a CDS encoding IS30 family transposase; amino-acid sequence: MGRKSFEQFGIEERCEISRRRQAGESIRQIAAALDRAPSSISRELKRNTGATGYQSVYAGEQARARRWQGSRLLRDAELQARVLEGLRRGWSPEQVSRRLAQQDLQISYESIYRFIAAQIARTNDFSWRLYLPRAKSKRGFRGRKGGSPAEHIQQRVSIEKRPKAAADRRQAGHWEADLMLFARYGQAILTLHERTSRLTAIVRQPSKAAAPVAQTLQALLAPLPPALRRSITFDNGTEFALHYTLHQPLGLQTYFCDPHSPWQKGGVENANGRLRRWLPRGTNVEDLSPDQLLQIAQIYNHTPRKCLGFKTPAEVFAKVLHFKCESTYRLSPV
- a CDS encoding ZTL protein, which gives rise to MAQIVVLAGTNGAGKSSVGGEALLRAGARFFNPDLETRNILAEYPGMSLDEANALAWNKGAELLRRAIDGDLDYAFETTLGGKTITDLLIEASRRGMTVRMWYCGLTSPELHIERVAARVAAGGHDIPEHKIRERYDASRANLIRLLPHLEELRVFDNSENTSPETLPEAGAAPALLLATRRGRVSYIDSGRMQEWVKPIAAAAMQIGFDAAR
- a CDS encoding MFS transporter, with amino-acid sequence MKNPTPRPTWPLAALSLSLLLSSLGTSIANVALPTLAQAFSASFQQVQWIVLAYLLAITTLIVGAGRLGDLAGRRRLLLGGTALFTAASVLCAIAPTLWLLVGARAVQGLGAAVMMSLTMAFVGEIVPREHSGAAMGLLGTMSAVGTALGPALGGLLISTLGWRAIFLVNLPLGLLALRLCRQYLPDIPPAPAARLRFDSLGTLLLALTLAAYALAMTLGRGSLGPLNLALLLAAAVGTALFIFVEGRAAAPLIRLAMFRDPVLSAGLASSALVATVMMATLVVGPFHLSRALALPAALVGIVMSAGPLVAAFVGLPAGRGVDRYGARRLGVVGLTGMALACVALALLPAALGIPGYVIPLVLLTASYALFQVANNTAVMAGVRPDQRGLVSGVLSLSRNLGLITGASAMGAVFAAASAATDIGSASAEAVAHGTHFTFAVAAILILLALVIAMAAGKRPLTP